In Alkalispirochaeta americana, one DNA window encodes the following:
- a CDS encoding GH1 family beta-glucosidase, which produces MARRHFPSDFLWGVAAASYQVEGAAREDGRGQSIWDTFSRTPGAVLHGHTGDVSVDQYHRYHEDAGLMKDLGVGSYRFSLAWPRIQPLGRGDFNSRGFDYYKRLCDALHQRGIAAAATLYHWDLPQPLEDAGGWPHRDTAYRFAEYAQACFTELGSHVDLWITLNEPWCSAVLGYHEGVHAPGRKDLSAAWAASHHLLLGHGLALQAYREQSNLSENPIGITLNIDTPRPATQDPQDVLAADRAMDLRTRMYFDPLFGRGYPERHFEAYPGETPPEVKDGDMDLIAGKLDFLGLNYYFEPVMAFDPEHPEGFRIAPGYHETTAMGWPITPRGLYRQLAWVARETRGECPLYITENGCAMDDSLSDDGLRCKDPRRVQYLRDHFSAALDALEEGVDLRGYFVWSLIDNFEWALGYTKRFGIIYADYINQRRVPKDSYYYLREVISGSEEL; this is translated from the coding sequence ATGGCTAGACGACATTTTCCATCGGATTTTCTTTGGGGAGTTGCTGCGGCAAGCTATCAGGTTGAGGGTGCGGCCCGGGAGGATGGCCGGGGGCAAAGTATCTGGGATACCTTCTCCCGTACTCCCGGCGCAGTGCTTCACGGTCACACCGGAGATGTCTCGGTTGATCAATACCATCGCTACCACGAAGATGCCGGGCTTATGAAGGACCTGGGCGTCGGATCCTACCGGTTCTCTCTGGCCTGGCCCCGAATCCAACCGCTGGGCAGAGGAGATTTCAACTCCCGAGGGTTTGATTATTATAAAAGGCTGTGCGATGCCTTGCACCAGCGGGGGATCGCCGCTGCTGCAACGCTCTATCATTGGGATCTTCCCCAACCCCTGGAGGATGCCGGAGGGTGGCCGCATCGCGATACGGCGTATCGCTTCGCCGAATACGCGCAGGCCTGCTTTACCGAACTTGGCAGCCATGTCGATCTCTGGATTACCCTGAACGAACCCTGGTGCAGCGCTGTCCTGGGGTATCATGAGGGCGTTCACGCGCCAGGCCGAAAAGACCTCTCCGCAGCCTGGGCTGCTTCTCACCATCTGCTTCTGGGGCACGGTCTGGCTCTCCAGGCGTACCGGGAGCAGAGCAATCTTTCGGAGAATCCCATCGGTATAACCCTGAACATTGATACTCCCCGGCCTGCCACGCAGGATCCCCAGGATGTTCTTGCTGCTGATCGGGCCATGGACCTCAGGACCCGGATGTACTTTGATCCCCTCTTTGGGCGGGGGTATCCAGAACGGCATTTTGAGGCGTATCCCGGAGAGACGCCCCCGGAGGTGAAGGATGGCGATATGGATCTCATCGCCGGAAAGCTGGATTTTCTGGGATTGAACTACTATTTCGAACCTGTCATGGCTTTTGATCCCGAGCATCCCGAAGGATTCCGTATTGCTCCTGGCTATCACGAGACCACCGCGATGGGTTGGCCCATTACCCCTCGGGGATTATATCGGCAACTTGCGTGGGTTGCCCGGGAAACCCGGGGAGAGTGCCCGCTCTATATCACCGAAAACGGCTGCGCCATGGATGATTCTCTCAGTGATGATGGCCTTCGTTGCAAGGACCCCCGACGTGTTCAGTATTTGCGCGACCACTTCTCGGCGGCCCTGGACGCTCTGGAGGAAGGGGTCGATCTGCGGGGCTACTTTGTCTGGAGCCTGATCGACAATTTCGAGTGGGCCCTGGGCTACACCAAACGGTTTGGTATTATCTATGCCGATTACATCAACCAGCGGAGAGTCCCGAAGGATAGTTACTACTACCTTCGGGAAGTGATCAGCGGCTCGGAGGAACTGTGA
- a CDS encoding beta-mannosidase: protein MIDLSGLWQLRDLSGEHRLSMNVPGDVYTALLDEGIISDPYWAQNELDLQWPGREDWVLEREFSLERYEPGERWIFFADSVDTAAEMYLNGELLWSGSNMFVPLRVEAGDLLRQGVNRIRLVLKSPEEESRRRAEILPYTVPHTAYPVQSPHRNLLRKVQCHSGWDWGPCLMTSGVYGSIGISREPEWSLCAAWGIPLKESGDRWRLKVFIEGDYQDIPGEEMFGRIPAVKARLLDQEGVVVAETDQVRKASQREEGRCASSASGLHPRRTRLEVDLVVDDPRLWWPSGYGDQPLYRLQLDTEGGYRELTTAFRTIEVVNKPDQWGVSFFFRVNGRDIWAKGANWIPLDALPARQSYKRYRQLLEDARAAHMNMIRLWGGGQYEQDCFYDLCDELGILVWQDFMFSCSLYPSEEWFLEEVRQEVSAQVRRLASHPSIALWCGNNENVGALGWFPESRENRERYVIDYDRLNTGVIAKVVRSLDESRIFWPSSPAAGEGNFSDNWHDDSCGDMHYWSVWHEGAPFSAYYKVVPRFCSEFGFQSFPSLSGIARFAPPDQWNPTAPDLEHHQRSPRGNAVVSETMTRYFRVPFDFQDFIYLSQVQQAWAIKNAVSFWRSRRPQSMGALFWQLNDLWPVVSWSSIEYDGRWKMLHHEARRFFAPSTLICQVHQDAAEVWCANDDSIPLEGKVLMRFLDWQGHTLREEMRTVQVPPDSVAEVARYDVKDMGFAPHQGFLVAQWEGSQRVERDWTFLTEPKRCELLPPVLEVRSQVAPPSGEGSGFVWELSCDAAPAFWVFPDFGDTPWRAGDAGFLLLPGETRSFRVTFPEEESFRRASGEHNLEDPTRLVRVRHLASACHGRPDSAQVKAETSQGR, encoded by the coding sequence ATGATCGATCTTTCCGGGCTTTGGCAACTGCGCGATCTTTCAGGAGAGCACCGGCTTTCCATGAATGTTCCCGGTGATGTTTATACCGCCCTTCTGGACGAAGGGATAATTTCTGACCCCTATTGGGCTCAAAACGAGCTGGATCTGCAATGGCCAGGCAGAGAAGACTGGGTGTTGGAGCGGGAATTCTCCCTGGAACGGTATGAGCCGGGGGAGAGATGGATTTTTTTCGCTGACTCCGTGGACACCGCCGCCGAGATGTATCTGAACGGGGAACTTCTCTGGAGCGGATCGAACATGTTTGTCCCCCTGCGGGTCGAGGCCGGGGATCTTCTCCGGCAAGGTGTAAACCGGATACGGCTGGTCCTGAAAAGTCCTGAAGAGGAGTCCCGTCGCCGGGCAGAGATTCTTCCCTATACAGTCCCCCATACGGCGTATCCCGTGCAATCGCCGCATCGGAATCTTCTTCGCAAAGTCCAGTGTCACAGCGGCTGGGACTGGGGGCCTTGTTTGATGACCTCGGGTGTCTATGGCTCGATCGGGATTTCCCGTGAACCCGAGTGGTCGCTCTGTGCTGCCTGGGGGATACCTCTCAAGGAATCGGGTGATCGCTGGCGACTAAAGGTTTTCATTGAGGGCGATTATCAGGATATTCCCGGAGAGGAGATGTTCGGGCGGATTCCTGCCGTAAAGGCTCGACTTCTGGATCAGGAAGGAGTGGTAGTGGCCGAGACCGATCAGGTCAGGAAGGCCTCTCAAAGAGAGGAGGGAAGGTGCGCCAGTTCGGCCTCTGGCCTTCATCCTCGCCGGACTCGTCTGGAGGTAGACCTGGTTGTGGACGATCCCCGACTTTGGTGGCCCTCGGGATACGGCGACCAGCCATTGTACCGGTTGCAGCTGGATACCGAGGGGGGCTATCGGGAACTGACCACGGCCTTTCGCACCATAGAAGTGGTAAACAAGCCGGATCAGTGGGGGGTAAGTTTTTTCTTTCGCGTGAACGGCCGGGATATCTGGGCAAAAGGGGCAAACTGGATTCCCCTGGATGCTCTTCCGGCCCGGCAGAGCTACAAACGATATCGCCAGCTCCTGGAGGATGCCCGGGCTGCTCACATGAACATGATTCGTCTTTGGGGTGGAGGACAGTACGAGCAGGATTGTTTTTATGATCTCTGCGACGAACTGGGAATCCTGGTATGGCAGGATTTCATGTTTTCCTGTTCTCTCTATCCGTCCGAAGAGTGGTTTCTTGAAGAGGTGCGCCAGGAGGTGTCGGCCCAGGTCAGGAGACTCGCCAGTCATCCCTCGATCGCCCTGTGGTGCGGAAATAACGAGAACGTGGGCGCCCTGGGATGGTTTCCTGAATCCCGTGAAAACCGGGAACGCTATGTGATCGATTATGACCGGCTCAATACGGGGGTGATCGCCAAAGTGGTCCGCAGTCTTGATGAGAGCCGTATCTTCTGGCCCAGTTCGCCCGCTGCCGGGGAGGGAAACTTCTCTGACAACTGGCACGATGACAGCTGCGGAGACATGCACTATTGGAGCGTCTGGCACGAAGGGGCTCCCTTCAGCGCCTACTACAAGGTGGTGCCACGGTTCTGCTCGGAGTTCGGCTTTCAGTCTTTTCCTTCTCTATCGGGAATCGCCCGGTTTGCCCCGCCCGATCAGTGGAACCCCACAGCGCCCGATCTGGAACATCACCAGAGAAGTCCCAGGGGAAATGCCGTTGTTTCCGAGACGATGACACGTTATTTTCGGGTTCCCTTCGATTTTCAGGATTTTATCTATCTGAGTCAGGTGCAACAGGCCTGGGCGATCAAAAACGCCGTCTCCTTCTGGCGAAGCCGTCGTCCCCAGTCCATGGGGGCGCTCTTCTGGCAGCTGAATGACCTGTGGCCCGTTGTCTCCTGGTCCAGTATTGAATACGACGGACGGTGGAAGATGCTCCATCATGAGGCGCGGCGGTTCTTTGCACCCTCCACCCTGATCTGCCAGGTTCATCAGGACGCGGCCGAGGTCTGGTGTGCCAACGATGATTCCATCCCTCTGGAAGGAAAAGTGCTGATGCGGTTTTTGGACTGGCAGGGCCATACCCTTCGGGAGGAGATGCGGACAGTCCAGGTACCCCCCGATTCTGTTGCCGAGGTTGCCCGATACGACGTGAAGGATATGGGGTTCGCTCCTCACCAGGGTTTCCTGGTTGCCCAGTGGGAAGGATCTCAACGGGTGGAGCGGGACTGGACCTTCCTGACGGAACCGAAACGGTGCGAGCTTCTCCCTCCGGTACTGGAGGTGCGGTCGCAGGTGGCTCCGCCATCGGGGGAAGGGTCCGGCTTCGTCTGGGAGCTTTCATGTGATGCCGCTCCAGCTTTCTGGGTCTTTCCTGATTTTGGAGATACACCCTGGCGGGCCGGAGATGCCGGATTTCTTCTTCTTCCCGGGGAAACTCGATCGTTCAGGGTAACCTTTCCCGAGGAAGAGTCATTTCGGAGGGCTTCGGGGGAGCACAATCTTGAGGACCCGACCCGGCTGGTCCGGGTTCGGCATCTGGCATCGGCCTGTCACGGTCGACCCGATTCGGCCCAGGTAAAAGCAGAGACATCTCAAGGCCGGTAG